GACGACGTACCGCGGCACTGGTAAACTGGTCGGCGGTCGTCGTGAGCACCAACGCAGCGACGTTGGGTTCGGTCGCCGCACGCTTGACTACGCGCTCGACAGCATTCTGGAAGTAGGTGCCGCTGAGGCACGTCAGGGCCCAGCGTACACCGAGGGGGTAGGCGAGCAGGACGTAGCGTACCTCGGCCGTTTCCCagccttgcggcgcttcggccgtcgacgctcTGGGTGAGTTTCGCAACGCACTGGATCGCACCCGCGCTGTATCCCTGCGTGAGAAGAGCGACATACACAAAGATACAGTtccggcgtgccgtgcgtCTCGACACGTGCGGCCATCGCGTCGACCACCGCCTGGTAGTCGCGGctctcggcgcgcatcgtccaTGTCATCTTtccgctgctcgagccgacgccgcgcgcatcgtaCGTCGCGACATGCAGGCCCGCATCGCAAAAGAACgacacgagcgcctggacgACATGGTTGTCCTGTGTCCCACCCACATACCCGTACGCTGCCTTAGCTATTGTACATACGATGCGCAACTACCGCAAGTCCCCGGCTCTgtccgcgcggcgcatagagacgcgcatcgagcgctacgcccggcgcagcgtccaCGACCACCTTTGACGTCGGCATATCGTTCGTATTAGGTAAGCTACAGTCCGggctcgagcgtgagcgtcgccgcggtaatgacgcggtcgagcggcgcgtcacGCTCGCCGTGTTCAAGAAAGGTACTGTGGATCGAAGAGTCGCTCATTCCCCGTGCACGGGGGCGGATCGAGCGCGTAGGATCAAATACTTCGCCGTAGCGCAGACTGACCTGGTCGTCGTCCATgacgcgcatcgagcgggTAAACTCGGGCCGatcgcgcgacgcgccgcgtgcgagCGCAGAGGAGCGGGGCACaaagccgcgcgcgcctgggAAGTGCGAGCCGGCGACAGTCGCCTGCGAACCGCAAGCCTGGACCGCGACCGAGGTCGGCttggcggccgaggcgcgcggtgTCATGTGAATCGGCACTGCGCCGTGCCTGCGACGTGGcatcggcgcaggcgacgcggGGGGCGATGCTGTggtgccgagcagccgCGAAAAGGTCGATTCGGCCGCCGGTGTGcttggcgccggcgacggaGACGGCggaggagcaggcgcctcggcggacgagagcgcgccgctgagcATGCGTGCAATCCATGAGCCTTTTGGCGCATAGTCCATGCTTgcatcgagctgctcgtggagaatgcgcgacgcgttgCCCGGGTTGATATGTACATCGTTgaccgcgcgccgcagtttggcgagctcgaggaggactTCGCGCAAAAACTTGAGCATCGCGAAAAagtcgcggcgcgtcaCCAGACTCGCATCCGGCGTGTCGCGTGCTGCacggtcgagcgtgcgtgctTCCCGCTCGAGTTGGCGCCGGAAGTGCTCGCGGATGCCTTCAAtgtcgcgcaccgacgcctGGACCGTCGTGCGGGCCAGGTGCGAAacgtcgccggcgagctTCTGCCGGTGCAGCCGCGCGGAGAGCGTATCGACGTCCGCCTGCTGGAGCTTCGCATAGGTGCGCTGCACAAACTCAAGCATCGTGCTGAggagcgcggtgcgcgtgtCTGTAGCGCCGTGCGTCTCATAGTCGCGGTCCGAGCCAAATGTATGCATCGAGTGCGCATCGTTGCTCAACTTGTCGTCGTGGCGAGAGTgcaccgaggcggtggTGACCGACGTCCCATCCCGGCTCTTTTCCGAGTAgggctcgctgcgcgacgagcccgaggcgacacgcgccgcctcgttgCTCGCGACCGTCATCGAACTGCGCGCCGTGAGGAACTTGGACTCGGTCGCGGCGACCGTCGACTCGCTCGCatcgtcgctcggcagctcgagcggcgccgggggGTTGCGGTGCatctgcgcctcgggcagcagctcgtgctcggtgcgcgccgagacgaTTTTGTGCAGACGCGAGACTTCCGTGTTGGCGCCTTTGACCATGGCACGCAGCTTGGCATTCTCGtcgcggagcgcggcgtggtcGTCGACCAAGGTGCGGAGGTCTTTTTGCTCGTCCGGTGCCTGGAGGATCACGCGCTCGTACATGCCTTCGTACGAGCGCATGTCGCGGTCCGTGAGCCGCCTCgtctcgtgctcgaggatATCCGTCAGCTCGGTGCACCGCTTCACGAGCACTTGCTGGCTGCGTccctcggcggcacgcgcacgctgtCGCTCGGTGTCGAGTTcgtggcgcacgtcctcgagctccgacATGGCATAGTCGAGCTTTGTCTCGAGGTTTACAGCCTTGAGGCGGTGCTGCTTCAGCTGGCGCACCTGCTGGCGCActtcctcgagctcggtgaggAGAGCATGGTGGCTCtggtcggccgcctcgaggttAAAGTTGGATTGGGTCAGTTGGCGCTCCAGTGCCTGGTTCTCCTTGATGCTCTGCGTAAGCCGCGCGAGGATCTGGtctcgctgctgcgcgtggTCGTCCGACTCTTGCTGCGCCTTGTTGACGATCGTGTCCTGTCGCCggaggagcgcctggccAATTTCCGCACTAAGCTGCAGATCCGACTCCAATTCGCGCATCTGCTGCATAAAGCGCTTCGACGAGTCGCACGCCGCCTGgccgcagcagcaggcgatGCGGTGCGAACTCGTGAccgacgcgtcgtcgtccacgTTGCTGAGGCGGCTGAGGCTGCGCCCATCGTCGCTGCTTGCAAAGCTTTGGTGTGACCGGCGATGGTTAAGAGAGGTGCGTGATGCGTTGGCCATGCGCCGATTCGTGCTCAGCTCGCCCATGATCCGTGCAAATTCGTCGGCAGACGGCTTGCGCTGGATCTCGCTGATCgagtcctcgagctcggcaagtTCGTCTAGAGATActgcgctcgatgcggcaGACGGACTGAACATTGTACTTGGACGCCGCCGGACgtggcgcggcgacgtcgcccaGGTGCTCGGAGGACCACTCGCACTCATCGACGCGCCAAAAAATCAACGCGTCCTGGGTGTGCCATTGATGACTAAGCAGTAGgtacgcggcgcggtccGCTGGGCGTAGCGTGAGGAGCGCAGGACAAAGGCGAGCGGATCACTAGGTATAACACATTATGTAGCAGGGCGCAGAgcgcgcagccgctgcgcgagagccTCGTCGGGGTCCGCGCTGGCCTGTGCCTTTTGCTTCTCGGGCTGGCCAGTgggcagctcggcgaccttgcCTTCGAggcccgcctcgccgagctgctggtGCATCTCGATGCCGTTCTGGTCGGCAACCTGCTGCATCAGCGTATCGACCTGGTCCTGGGGCATGCCGGacgccgtcgtcgagccCATCGTCGACTCCATGTACGACGTCTGTACGTCCACGTCCTCAATCTGGTTCTCAAACTTGTCCATCACGGCGGAAATCTAGATGAGATAGACGACGTACCCGCTCGAGGTCCATGCTCTGCATCGCACGATCGAGCCCTTTGACGACCGACGACATATTGCCCGTGACCTGGCGCATGGCCACCGCCGTCTCCACGCGGCTAGCCACCGCATCGATGCGACTGctgaggcgcagcaggttCAGCGACTCGTTCTTCTTGCGGATCGAGTTCGCAGCATAGATCCGCGCCCCTTCGACATTATcttgcgcaagcgcctgcgtcagcacAGGCACCTACCTTTTTGAGCTTCGCCTTCTCGCTCGTCTCGTCACGACTCGCCTTGTTGGCTTGCCGCTGCAGCGACTTGGCCGTGAACTGCGTCAGCGTGCGCACTAGCTACCTTTAGCTGAAAGAGCGATTCTGTGTGAGCGCAACCACCTACTCTCGAGTCCACTCATTGTGGCGCACAAAAAACAAGTGGAGGTTGTCCGTTCGCGATGGCCACCGAACCGATGCAAGCTGCGTTCCGCGCGCATGTCGAGCCGACGCTgagtgcgctgcgtgtaCATGCCAAGGATTCTCGTCCTGCGTATGCACTGGCTGGGTTGTGTAAGTTGCAAGTCTGATgcaggcgcggccgcgatgCCTTTTGGATTTGCGCACGCGACATTGAATGCGCATGCAGCCAAGACGATTCCCCGGCTCGTGCCGCCCTTCTGGCAGATGCTGGGCTTTGGCGTGTTCTTTGGTGCAGGCGGCTATATGATTGATCATGGCGACATACTGAATGGAAGCGGCGTCATCTCGGGTACGTCGCCTCGCTCACCTAGCATGGTCCTTGACCTACCTGTGCTTCAAGACGTTGCCGGTGCTGCCCTACCTGTGGCGCTCGCCTTTGTCGCTCGCGGTGAGCACCAGTGTGACTGGAattggcctcggcgtgtACGGAAACTACTACTTTGACGAGGCGAgctggcgcggcgccatTCCGGGTCTGCTGCCCGAGCCGAAGCAGAAGGAGACATAGAACGGGTATCTTTACACTATGTAGGCAATTCAGGTGTAGGCATGACTCGCCCCATGGTATTGCGCAGGttgcgcgcgagacggAGCATGCCTTGGGCCGCCAGGTCGAGTGACCAGAGACTTAcgttgcgcacgcgctgTGTATTCGCCTGTTGCGACGCGACGTGGTtcgccagcgcctcgtaAATCTTGCTCGAGACAAGCGGCAAGAGACCGGTCTGCGAGAGGTCCATCGACCCATCGAATTCGCTCTGGGGTTAGGTTGGGCACATACCAGATCCATTACAATCCTGCAGTGCACAGGAATGAGTGTCTTGTGTGCGTTCATAAACGCCACGACGgggcgcgcaagcgcgtaGGACGAGTAGCTCAGCTCGCGTGTGAAGATGGGCATCGACGCTTTGATGTCTTTTAGCCGCACATCCAGCTCGATCACGACCGAGGGAGGGATCATTTGCGCCTCTTGGCCTTCTTCCAGTGAGAGGGAAAGCGGTGATTTCTGCCGCTGCGTGGGAgagctgcggcggccgcgccagCGGGGGCCGCGCGTTTGCTCCTggtcctgctcgtcgtgctgctgctgcgcacgctccgcgaCAGGGCCCACGGCCGCGACCGGGGCGAGAATCGCCGGTTCACTCAGCGTCGGCTGGCCAGGAATACGGTCCTCGCCCTGGTTCCTCTGTGCGGGCTCCCGAGCAAAGGTCGCACTGAGGTTCTCGAGAATCTCGGAAATGACCGTGTTGATGTCCACATCCTTGTCGTACTCGCGTGGGAATTTCACATCGGCCACCACTGCGGTTAGTTGGGCGACGTACAATCAAAGCGGCCCGAGTAGATCCACATCAAGGGGCCCGAAAGACCCGACATTTTTTGGATATGGTCAATGTTGACACCGTCCACACGGAGACGCGACTGGGTCAGTAGAGGAAACGTACCCAGTTCTGGAGGTATGGGCCGTGGTGCTTGCCGTACAGATGGTTGGACGTGTATTGCACACTCTGCGGCTTGTGGAGACTGAACAAGCACCCGTCGACCTGGCCCGTAATCGAGTCGGCATTCAACAGGTCGTAAAAGAGCCACTGCGTCCGCAGACGAGGGACGTTCATCTCAAAGATACTCATATTAAACGGACGGAAGTCACCGGGCTGGTACACTGTCACCAGGAAATCCTCGACGCGGAACGAATCGAGGTCAAAGTCGTTCGGGCGTCCCTTGCGACGCGCCTTGCGTGGATCGTATGGCACATCCGGGTCCCAAAACACGTTGCGGCGGTCAATGATACCGCGTACGCCACGTAGCTCGGCCTTGTGGATGATGCCATGGCCGTCGAGCCAGCGCGAGAGACTCAGCTGCACGTCGACAGAGTCGATCCGCAGCTCAAACATGGAAAAGTTTTTGTCGTGCCGCTTTTCCTGCGCTTGTGTtgcgagctcctcgttgCTCATGGGCGACACCACCTCGCTTCCGGTGTCAAACGCAGGAATACCCTCCCACAAGGGCACATGCTCGGACGGGGACGAGGGGCGCAGAGGCGCTGCCTCTGTGTCaagcgcctggcgctcgtgctgcagctTTTCCGGAGCGATCGGCTCCGCACGGCGCGTAATCACCACATCCTTGAAGCTAATGCGCCCTTCCTTCCACTTGGGCACAATCGCACTGCCGCACACGACGGTAAATCCAGTCTGCGACGAGATATAGTTGGCCAGCTTGAGAGCCATGTATTCTGCGTTAGAAGAACGACGCACCTTGCAGATTAAGCAGGTTCAGCGCTGCAAAGATAACGGAGACAAACGTTGTTCTGCGTCAGACCATACACGTACGTTCCCACAATCACCCAGATCGCGGTGCCCAGTCCACCGAGCGTGAAAAAGGCACTGATCTCGTCGACGTTGAAGCGGCGGAAACCGCGGATGGTAAACCACTTAAACCTAATACGCATACGCGTCCAGAATCCACGCGCGATACGCAGCAGGTCCTCCTGCGTCGGCTTGTTGCGTGCAGCGCCCGatccgcgcgacgtaccgctcGTGACGGCGGACACGTCCTCGGCTCGTGCACGCGCAAAGCTGCGAGCCTTGAGCGCCAGGTCCCGAAGAGATCGGGGATAGTTTTGAAAGAGACTCTTGGAGGGCGTCTCGACAAGGTCATGCGCAGACGACTGCTTTTGCAGAAACATGTCCTGCTTTTCTGGCTCGTGAGGCGCGTCCTTAGCAGGCGGCTTTGTGTCCTCGTCCTTACTGCCATGAGCAGGATCAGCGTCTTTCGGCTTGTCTTTGGGTGCTTCGCATAGAGCCGCGCTCCAGTGCAAGGATcggacgccgaggaggTGCTCGGGCCCGCTAGCACGGGCCGTGCGAAGCAGGACGGGGAGTCCGAGgctggcgcacgcggggcgcggcgcgctcttcATAGGCAAAATTCGTACATATGCCTGGGCTGGCGCCAAAAGATGGCGCAGCCCATACACCGGGTTACGTACCGGGGATACCATCCGGGCCCACACCCGATGTGGCATGCACGGAAGCATCCTACGTCCGCCCGCCACTGAAAAATCCTCCACACGGGCACCACCTCCACCACGTGGAGCATGCACGATGCaggacgatgcggcgcgtgaGGTAGGTGA
The Malassezia japonica chromosome 2, complete sequence genome window above contains:
- a CDS encoding uncharacterized protein (MEROPS:MER0045469; EggNog:ENOG503Q1HZ) gives rise to the protein MPTSKVVVDAAPGVALDAPYGYVGGTQDNHVVQALVSFFCDAGLHVATYDARGVGSSSGKMTWTMRAESRDYQAVVDAMAARVETHGTPELYLCGYSAGAIQASTAEAPQGWETAEVRYVLLAYPLGVRWALTCLSGTYFQNAVERVVKRAATEPNVAALVLTTTADQFTSAASYSTWTTSLASTHESKGLRLVSLPQDHFFASHAALGSLADALRAWCTDLHIGESGVGR
- a CDS encoding uncharacterized protein (EggNog:ENOG503Q501), which gives rise to MFSPSAASSAVSLDELAELEDSISEIQRKPSADEFARIMGELSTNRRMANASRTSLNHRRSHQSFASSDDGRSLSRLSNVDDDASVTSSHRIACCCGQAACDSSKRFMQQMRELESDLQLSAEIGQALLRRQDTIVNKAQQESDDHAQQRDQILARLTQSIKENQALERQLTQSNFNLEAADQSHHALLTELEEVRQQVRQLKQHRLKAVNLETKLDYAMSELEDVRHELDTERQRARAAEGRSQQVLVKRCTELTDILEHETRRLTDRDMRSYEGMYERVILQAPDEQKDLRTLVDDHAALRDENAKLRAMVKGANTEVSRLHKIVSARTEHELLPEAQMHRNPPAPLELPSDDASESTVAATESKFLTARSSMTVASNEAARVASGSSRSEPYSEKSRDGTSVTTASVHSRHDDKLSNDAHSMHTFGSDRDYETHGATDTRTALLSTMLEFVQRTYAKLQQADVDTLSARLHRQKLAGDVSHLARTTVQASVRDIEGIREHFRRQLEREARTLDRAARDTPDASLVTRRDFFAMLKFLREVLLELAKLRRAVNDVHINPGNASRILHEQLDASMDYAPKGSWIARMLSGALSSAEAPAPPPSPSPAPSTPAAESTFSRLLGTTASPPASPAPMPRRRHGAVPIHMTPRASAAKPTSVAVQACGSQATVAGSHFPGARGFVPRSSALARGASRDRPEFTRSMRVMDDDQVSLRYGEVFDPTRSIRPRARGMSDSSIHSTFLEHGERDAPLDRVITAATLTLEPGL
- a CDS encoding uncharacterized protein (BUSCO:EOG092656CM; COG:U; EggNog:ENOG503P25J), with translation MSGLEKSLFQLKFTAKSLQRQANKASRDETSEKAKLKKALAQDNVEGARIYAANSIRKKNESLNLLRLSSRIDAVASRVETAVAMRQVTGNMSSVVKGLDRAMQSMDLERISAVMDKFENQIEDVDVQTSYMESTMGSTTASGMPQDQVDTLMQQVADQNGIEMHQQLGEAGLEGKVAELPTGQPEKQKAQASADPDEALAQRLRALRPAT
- a CDS encoding uncharacterized protein (TransMembrane:4 (i31-51o66-83i95-115o121-140i); COG:S; EggNog:ENOG503P8UJ): MATEPMQAAFRAHVEPTLSALRVHAKDSRPAYALAGLCAAAMPFGFAHATLNAHAAKTIPRLVPPFWQMLGFGVFFGAGGYMIDHGDILNGSGVISAWSLTYLCFKTLPVLPYLWRSPLSLAVSTSVTGIGLGVYGNYYFDEASWRGAIPGLLPEPKQKET
- the MDM31 gene encoding Mitochondrial distribution and morphology protein 31, mitochondrial precursor (EggNog:ENOG503NUII; COG:S; TransMembrane:1 (n8-18c23/24o178-211i); BUSCO:EOG092615Y4) — its product is MKSAPRPACASLGLPVLLRTARASGPEHLLGVRSLHWSAALCEAPKDKPKDADPAHGSKDEDTKPPAKDAPHEPEKQDMFLQKQSSAHDLVETPSKSLFQNYPRSLRDLALKARSFARARAEDVSAVTSGTSRGSGAARNKPTQEDLLRIARGFWTRMRIRFKWFTIRGFRRFNVDEISAFFTLGGLGTAIWVIVGTTTFVSVIFAALNLLNLQEYMALKLANYISSQTGFTVVCGSAIVPKWKEGRISFKDVVITRRAEPIAPEKLQHERQALDTEAAPLRPSSPSEHVPLWEGIPAFDTGSEVVSPMSNEELATQAQEKRHDKNFSMFELRIDSVDVQLSLSRWLDGHGIIHKAELRGVRGIIDRRNVFWDPDVPYDPRKARRKGRPNDFDLDSFRVEDFLVTVYQPGDFRPFNMSIFEMNVPRLRTQWLFYDLLNADSITGQVDGCLFSLHKPQSVQYTSNHLYGKHHGPYLQNWSRLRVDGVNIDHIQKMSGLSGPLMWIYSGRFDLVADVKFPREYDKDVDINTVISEILENLSATFAREPAQRNQGEDRIPGQPTLSEPAILAPVAAVGPVAERAQQQHDEQDQEQTRGPRWRGRRSSPTQRQKSPLSLSLEEGQEAQMIPPSVVIELDVRLKDIKASMPIFTRELSYSSYALARPVVAFMNAHKTLIPVHCRIVMDLSEFDGSMDLSQTGLLPLVSSKIYEALANHVASQQANTQRVRNVSLWSLDLAAQGMLRLARNLRNTMGRVMPTPELPT